One part of the Trypanosoma brucei brucei TREU927 chromosome 4, complete sequence genome encodes these proteins:
- a CDS encoding multidrug resistance-associated protein, putative (similar to GP:20271162: multidrug resistance-associated protein 7B {Mus musculus}) — protein sequence MTTKNRPIEEAAAVYILRIIHTILLWLGVTLGSVLVVCSQPRFVPIRTAISSFVYLLASLCVIFVSILELKGHISTISGVTHWMDRVGCSYWFLLLFIRCIKPSHAVEWVASALLPLLVLTEWAVVTTYILISSTYHPVITVDLFLTVLHTVVFTAFVGLDRLMISDITVIFSAARAAQDADAVEACGGNMGMSRSGPGSFRSDDMLELSHELQSSASSYSSALCRGNSRCYILRVVARRWGGTYAVLVFVRLLYEFGGLLPAHLLRILVDNLSVVENKHGKKHGSDGLCMASVMIVVIIAYNLICTFLRAHYRVALQKIVLYTRGLLTSELFRCTLCRRKHLFDGRTQGDIMNHLSLDVARVADAASSFNDLWALPLQLSLALYLLYIQISFAFVAGVVVSVALIPINMWLTKRIQGVMSELMRENDERVLRITEIVRNIIYVKMCGWSQLVQQWVKESRDRYLVHLRWLKYLDAFCVFFWATTPTLVSLVTFITFILMGGELTPGKAVTALALFNSLTMPLNAYPCVINGLVESYVSWCRLSPFLVMRPDACHGDLYGFASGESDSGTKMFTEITEEYQDMVVSSEEMPCASSLNEIQPLLQAKGCVGEMRRQRLAGIHGLPHPFRRNHDLLIDIRSGVIRLNTQGGAGLPRPSFMLHIPTFQATSGQLIAVVGVSGSGKSTFLDGLAGEHLIDPNDATGHAAVSRFSTAYVEQQPFLMSGTLRENILMGLMYDSVRYEAVINAVALTQDLQTCFYPDGDTFLVGDRGIRLSGGQRARVALARALYAGKELYLIDDILGCLDPTVARHIVTNALVGSAKSGSCVIVATHNQELVERADVVYRCVEGQLLFSQRLVKTAATTVAEPSSPAAKPHATQQHVALANNEKGHGKVGNVLGDVPWPSSDSSPARAPVATPESGSIEAAEVLETSKHGTLAWETLACYIGRVGWKLSAFIIISAALMQISRNAGDQYVVTWAKSGDGNTTRFIWSLAILAGVNSVLALARGFSFAFGGLRAAKRLHNELLGHVMSATFTFFSDTPPGRIINRLCGDTYTIDDSLPFIMNILLAQTFLLCGAVVVILLNSSSLLIVTLIPVSVLYHRIQCPYRASSRELRRLEEAANAPLLDTMRDALDGGVVIRSLGGRVVMSHLRRASRNTDLLLRVKFNSMLLGAWFTIRLELVGLLPLIFVGGTAIYYHGSASAPFIGLALAYVQPLTSYVGGLLGAFASTETELISVERVRQYFSLASEEPRTLGMFFSPPLSNWPSGGQVVLSNVSMRYDPSGPEVLRSLSFHVNAGEKVAIVGRTGAGKSSIFSALLRLVEIESGSIHIDGYDTRRLPLEVLRTRLSVLPQQPFIFSGSLRQNIDPFGLHSEDAVRDVATSVKLDGVALDYNVTDSSRVSGGQRHLIALARVILQRSPLLLLDEPTAQSSAEAEAALWSSLAEHLRSTTVLCITHKLSHIDFFDRVIVIENGHVASDGTVAQLRAASVWPFSSPNADASLT from the coding sequence atgacaacaaaaaataggcCGATTGAGGAGGCTGCAGCGGTGTACATACTGCGCATTATACATACTATACTTCTTTGGTTGGGTGTTACTCTCGGCTCCGTACTCGTCGTATGTTCTCAACCACGCTTTGTCCCCATTCGGACAGCGATCTCGagttttgtttatcttttgGCCTCTCTGTGTGTAATATTCGTTAGCATTCTGGAACTCAAAGGTCATATTTCTACCATCAGCGGTGTAACTCACTGGATGGACAGAGTGGGATGTTCCTATTGGTTTTTGCTGCTATTTATCCGGTGCATCAAACCCTCTCATGCAGTGGAATGGGTCGCTTCTGCACTACTACCTCTGCTGGTGCTAACTGAATGGGCCGTCGTGACGACTTATATTCTTATTTCCAGCACTTATCATCCTGTTATTACCGTCGATCTTTTTCTTACGGTTCTCCATACGGTGGTGTTTACCGCCTTTGTTGGCCTGGACCGTTTGATGATCAGCGATATTACCGTCATTTTCTCTGCCGCTCGTGCCGCTCAGGATGCAGACGCTGTTGAAGCCTGTGGTGGAAATATGGGTATGTCACGCAGTGGCCCCGGAAGCTTCAGGTCTGACGATATGTTGGAACTGAGCCATGAGCTTCAGAGTAGTGCCTCTTCTTATTCTTCAGCCCTCTGCAGGGGTAATTCACGTTGTTATATATTACGTGTGGTGGCACGCCGCTGGGGCGGGACGTACGCCGTGCTTGTATTTGTGCGGCTTCTTTACGAGTTTGGAGGCCTTCTCCCAGCGCATCTCTTGCGAATACTGGTAGACAACTTGTCCGTAGTTGAAAATAAGCACGGAAAGAAACACGGAAGTGATGGGCTGTGTATGGCAAGTGTTATGATCGTGGTAATTATTGCTTACAATTTAATATGCACCTTTCTGCGTGCACACTACAGAGTGGCTTTGCAGAAAATTGTCTTATACACTCGTGGTCTCCTAACTTCAGAGCTGTTCCGCTGCACACTGTGTCGCCGGAAGCATCTATTTGACGGTAGAACGCAGGGTGATATTATGAACCACCTCTCATTGGATGTTGCGCGCGTAGCTGATGCAGCAAGTTCTTTTAATGATCTCTGGGCGCTGCCACTGCAACTCTCCCTTGCGTTGTACCTCTTGTACATACAAATCTCGTTTGCATTCGTTGCGGGTGTGGTGGTGTCAGTTGCACTGATACCCATCAACATGTGGCTGACGAAGCGCATCCAAGGTGTCATGAGTGAACTCATGCGGGAAAATGATGAACGTGTCCTGCGAATCACGGAGATAGTGAGGAACATTATTTACGTCAAAATGTGTGGCTGGTCGCAATTAGTTCAGCAGTGGGTGAAAGAATCACGTGATCGGTACTTGGTGCATCTCAGGTGGCTCAAGTACTTGGATGCATTCTGTGTCTTCTTCTGGGCAACTACGCCTACACTTGTTTCACTTGTAACATTTATAACCTTTATTTTGATGGGTGGGGAGTTGACACCCGGAAAGGCTGTAACCGCGTTAGCCCTGTTCAACTCACTTACAATGCCGTTGAATGCGTATCCATGCGTCATTAATGGTCTCGTGGAGTCGTATGTGTCGTGGTGTCGGCTTAGTCCCTTCCTGGTAATGCGACCAGACGCATGTCACGGCGACTTGTATGGTTTTGCGTCAGGGGAAAGTGACTCAGGCACCAAAATGTTTACCGAAATAACGGAGGAATACCAAGACATGGTGGTGAGTAGCGAAGAGATGCCCTGTGCTTCCTCATTGAATGAAATACAACCACTTCTTCAAGCAAAGGGTTGTGTTGGCGAGATGCGGCGGCAGCGTCTCGCGGGGATCCATGGGCTTCCTCATCCCTTCAGAAGAAATCACGATTTGCTCATTGATATCAGAAGCGGCGTCATAAGGCTCAATACGCAAGGTGGCGCAGGGTTGCCGCGACCCAGCTTCATGCTTCATATTCCAACCTTCCAAGCGACGAGCGGTCAACTTATTGCCGTTGTGGGTGTTTCTGGGTCGGGGAAAAGTACATTTCTTGACGGTCTTGCAGGTGAACACCTGATTGACCCAAATGATGCCACCGGCCACGCGGCAGTCTCACGCTTCTCCACGGCTTATGTCGAGCAACAACCTTTTTTGATGTCGGGAACACTGCGGGAGAATATTTTGATGGGACTCATGTACGACTCTGTGCGCTACGAGGCGGTTATAAATGCTGTAGCTCTCACTCAGGACCTTCAAACTTGTTTCTATCCCGATGGTGACACTTTTCTCGTAGGGGACAGAGGGATCCGACTAAGTGGAGGGCAGAGGGCACGGGTTGCTCTTGCGCGTGCTCTATACGCGGGAAAGGAGTTATATTTAATTGATGACATCCTTGGCTGTCTTGACCCAACAGTAGCGCGTCACATTGTCACAAATGCCCTCGTTGGTTCAGCAAAAAGCGGGAGTTGCGTTATCGTTGCCACACACAACCAGGAGCTCGTTGAGCGGGCAGATGTAGTGTACAGGTGTGTGGAGGgtcaacttcttttttctcagcGGTTAGTGAAAACAGCTGCTACTACAGTTGCCGAGCCAAGCTCGCCGGCGGCTAAGCCACATGCAACCCAACAACATGTGGCGTTGGCTAATAATGAGAAAGGTCATGGAAAGGTAGGCAATGTTCTAGGTGATGTGCCATGGCCCTCGAGCGATAGTTCACCTGCGCGTGCGCCCGTCGCAACGCCAGAGAGCGGTTCAATAGAAGCGGCAGAAGTTCTGGAGACATCTAAACACGGCACTCTTGCGTGGGAAACACTGGCGTGTTACATCGGTCGGGTCGGGTGGAAGCTGTCTGCCTTCATTATCATATCTGCCGCTTTGATGCAAATATCTCGCAATGCGGGTGACCAGTACGTTGTAACGTGGGCTAAGAGTGGTGATGGAAATACCACGCGATTCATTTGGTCATTGGCCATCTTAGCTGGTGTGAACAGTGTGTTGGCGCTTGCGCGTGGTTTCAGTTTTGCTTTCGGTGGTCTGCGGGCCGCAAAAAGGCTACACAATGAGTTATTGGGCCACGTGATGTCTGCCACGTTTACCTTCTTCTCAGACACGCCGCCCGGCCGCATCATCAACCGGCTATGTGGTGATACATACACCATTGATGATTCACTGCCATTCATAATGAACATTTTGTTGGCGCAAACGTTTTTACTTTGCGGAGCGGTAGTCGTAATATTACTCAACTCCTCGTCGTTGCTAATAGTTACACTCATTCCGGTTTCTGTGCTCTACCATCGTATTCAATGTCCGTATCGAGCGTCGTCGAGAGAGCTGCGACGACTTGAAGAAGCGGCTAACGCGCCACTGCTCGATACAATGCGTGATGCGCTGGACGGTGGGGTAGTAATTCGCAGTTTGGGCGGTAGAGTGGTGATGTCTCACCTGCGGCGTGCGAGTCGAAACACGGATCTGTTGTTGCGAGTAAAGTTTAATTCCATGCTTCTCGGTGCATGGTTTACCATCCGGCTGGAGCTTGTTGGCCTCCTTCCACTTATTTTTGTAGGAGGCACCGCTATCTATTACCATGGCAGCGCCTCCGCCCCTTTTATAGGGCTTGCACTCGCCTATGTGCAGCCCCTGACGTCATATGTGGGAGGCTTGCTTGGTGCGTTTGCCTCCACGGAAACAGAGCTTATTAGCGTGGAGCGCGTGAGACAATACTTTTCATTGGCGAGCGAGGAGCCACGAACTCTGGGCATGTTTTTTTCACCTCCACTCTCCAACTGGCCCAGCGGTGGTCAAGTTGTTTTGAGCAACGTGTCAATGCGGTACGACCCAAGCGGACCGGAGGTGTTGCGGTCGCTGAGCTTTCATGTAAATGCTGGGGAGAAGGTGGCGATAGTAGGCCGGACAGGAGCGGGGAaatcttccattttttcggCGTTGCTCCGACTTGTGGAAATCGAGTCGGGATCCATCCACATCGATGGATACGACACTCGGCGGCTACCACTTGAGGTTCTACGCACCCGCTTAAGTGTCCTTCCGCAACAACCGTTCATCTTTAGTGGTTCACTCCGGCAGAACATTGACCCATTTGGGCTTCACTCGGAAGACGCTGTGCGTGACGTTGCAACCTCCGTTAAACTAGACGGTGTTGCATTGGATTACAATGTCACTGACAGCAGTCGCGTCAGTGGAGGTCAACGCCATCTGATTGCACTTGCCCGTGTAATACTCCAGCGGTCtccactgctgttgttggatGAACCGACTGCACAAAGTAGTGCCGAGGCGGAGGCAGCGTTGTGGAGCTCGTTGGCCGAACATCTGAGGAGTACAACGGTGTTGTGCATCACACACAAATTGTCACATATTGACTTCTTCGATCGTGTCATTGTCATTGAGAATGGCCATGTTGCTAGTGACGGAACTGTTGCTCAACTCCGAGCGGCCTCTGTGTGGCCGTTTTCGTCCCCCAATGCCGATGCTTCGCTCACATAA
- a CDS encoding NAD dependent deacetylase, putative (similar to SP:P97013: NAD-dependent deacetylase (EC 3.5.1.-) (Regulatory protein SIR2homolog). {Salmonella typhi;Salmonella typhimurium}) → MRRPNGMIAILTGAGISAESGISTFRDQNGLWENHRVEDVCTPAAFLKQPTVVQRFYNERRRALLSPEVKPNASHQALARLQREYKDGQVVIITQNIDDLHERAGSRQVLHMHGELLKVRCTATGRVFESREDVIHGESKCECCGVVETLRPHIVWFNEMPLYMDVIDEVVQNAGLFVAVGTSGNVYPAAGLVMIAKAHGAETLELNLEPSGNCRDFDRSVYGPASVIVPAWADEVLHGKGPAA, encoded by the coding sequence ATGAGGCGGCCCAATGGTATGATTGCTATTTTAACGGGTGCTGGTATCTCTGCCGAGTCGGGCATTTCAACATTCCGTGATCAGAACGGCTTATGGGAAAACCACCGCGTGGAGGATGTTTGTACTCCTGCCGCCTTCCTCAAACAACCGACAGTCGTACAGCGTTTTTACAACGAACGCCGGAGGGCCCTTCTTTCACCGGAGGTGAAGCCCAATGCTTCGCATCAGGCGCTTGCGAGGCTTCAACGTGAATACAAGGATGGTCAAGTGGTTATCATTACGCAGAATATTGACGACTTGCACGAGCGGGCAGGATCAAGGCAAGTTTTGCACATGCATGGCGAACTGTTGAAGGTGCGCTGTACCGCGACAGGACGCGTGTTTGAGTCAAGGGAGGATGTGATCCATGGTGAATCGAAATGTGAATGCTGCGGAGTCGTAGAAACTCTAAGACCGCATATAGTATGGTTTAACGAAATGCCACTGTATATGGATGTAATTGATGAAGTGGTGCAAAACGCGGGGCTTTTCGTGGCTGTGGGTACTTCCGGTAACGTATACCCTGCAGCGGGTCTTGTGATGATTGCAAAAGCACATGGAGCAGAAACACTTGAACTCAACCTGGAACCCAGTGGGAACTGCAGGGACTTCGATCGGTCCGTTTACGGGCCGGCGTCTGTCATTGTTCCTGCTTGGGCCGACGAGGTGCTTCACGGAAAGGGTCCCGCGGCATGA
- a CDS encoding cardiolipin synthetase, putative — MTFNGRFRATLRGINIRNASMTSLSLTGSHAQKQTVLGSTPGALGTIPTVALNGVNPLPRYRHNLLFGTLSFGDRWDRIQRRLAVLGRASTGNVVVPFSDSADAFRRMWESVDSASDSVLWQTYICKDDFVGQKTVKKLEEAHRRGCKTELLYDCGGNITGRRRLVGDLKKSGANVIEHRPMWEHFFPYFLRGMKWELSPGIRNHRKILIVDNKLGFCGGLNIGDEYCGTSEGGNGRFRDTHCVVMGPAVMHMREVYEDTKAPKPWKWSLARWRQIASATMNLRYLEGMNVKHDYLEPTTTFVRQGGGVYLRRQMERAERSTVRMMERMRWKRQRERLNRCLLTLAKNLREGQGLVFKAATGKGDDVATTDAGSKRNNEVSHGQWKLMKRRIDEYRQRAIKNAEESFFRRLRVVNPSMRLLEDTSPVAEAEAYGQAHAAVTQVLSCNPHSRDWSIPYAFWQVSKFVHQRLWVTTPYYMPHRKLMRALQLAARRGVDVRILAGSNRTTDPWFMWYASNYITGMLMASGVRVYEYKGGQVMHAKTVVADSIWTSIGSYNWDMMSNKNMEICVCHLDHNLALTMEKQFLDDMNVSEEVNYEEYQRRSLWLRFSSWFFYTALRIAEKFTFRTFWDPDLSSEID; from the coding sequence ATGACCTTCAATGGAAGGTTTCGTGCGACGCTGCGCGGCATCAATATTAGAAATGCTTCAATGACTTCGTTGTCATTGACAGGAAGTCATGCACAAAAGCAGACGGTTTTAGGGAGCACTCCGGGGGCATTGGGCACAATACCGACAGTGGCCCTTAACGGAGTGAACCCACTGCCCCGTTACCGGCACAATCTGTTGTTTGGTACACTTTCATTTGGAGATCGCTGGGATCGTATTCAGCGTCGGTTGGCTGTTCTTGGGCGGGCGTCTACTGGAAATGTGGTAGTTCCGTTTAGTGACAGTGCTGACGCTTTCCGACGTATGTGGGAGTCTGTCGATTCTGCCAGTGATTCGGTCCTGTGGCAAACGTACATTTGCAAGGACGATTTCGTCGGGCAAAAAACGGTCAAGAAGTTAGAGGAAGCGCATCGTCGCGGGTGTAAAACAGAGTTGCTGTACGACTGCGGGGGAAACATAACTGGACGCAGGCGGCTGGTGGGTGACCTCAAAAAGTCTGGAGCTAACGTCATTGAACATCGTCCCATGTGGgaacattttttcccctacTTCCTCAGGGGGATGAAGTGGGAGCTCAGTCCAGGTATACGTAACCACAGAAAAATCCTTATCGTCGACAACAAGTTGGGTTTCTGTGGTGGCCTCAATATTGGGGACGAGTACTGCGGTACGAGTGAGGGTGGAAATGGACGCTTTAGGGATACACATTGTGTCGTCATGGGTCCCGCCGTGATGCACATGCGCGAAGTATACGAAGATACAAAGGCGCCAAAGCCATGGAAATGGAGCTTAGCCCGGTGGCGACAGATTGCATCAGCGACAATGAACCTTCGGTACCTTGAGGGTATGAATGTGAAACATGACTACCTGGAGCCCACCACGACGTTTGTGCGCCAGGGCGGCGGTGTTTACCTCCGCCGCCAGATGGAGAGAGCGGAACGTAGCACAGTCCGTATGATGGAACGGATGCGATGGAAACGGCAGCGTGAGCGCCTGAATCGATGTCTGCTTACGCTCGCGAAAAACCTTCGCGAGGGGCAGGGGCTTGTATTCAAAGCCGCAACAGGTAAAGGCGATGACGTGGCAACCACGGATGCGGGAAGCAAGAGAAACAATGAGGTGTCTCATGGGCAATGGAAACTGATGAAGCGCCGCATCGACGAGTACCGCCAGCGTGCAATTAAAAACGCCGAGGAATCCTTTTTCCGTAGGTTGAGGGTGGTTAACCCATCGATGCGCCTCCTTGAAGACACCTCACCCGTTGCGGAAGCTGAGGCATATGGTCAAGCGCATGCCGCTGTGACGCAGGTGCTCTCCTGTAATCCCCACTCACGTGACTGGTCCATTCCTTATGCCTTTTGGCAAGTGTCAAAGTTTGTTCACCAGAGATTGTGGGTTACCACTCCTTATTATATGCCTCACAGGAAGTTAATGCGTGCCCTTCAGTTGGCTGCTCGCCGTGGTGTCGATGTCCGCATCCTCGCAGGAAGCAACCGGACAACAGACCCATGGTTCATGTGGTATGCATCGAATTATATCACGGGTATGCTAATGGCATCGGGGGTTCGCGTCTACGAATATAAGGGAGGGCAGGTGATGCACGCTAAAACAGTGGTAGCGGACAGCATATGGACCTCCATCGGGAGTTACAACTGGGACATGATGAGCAATAAGAATATGGAAATTTGTGTTTGCCACCTGGACCACAATTTGGCTCTAACTATGGAAAAGCAGTTTCTTGACGACATGAATGTGAGCGAGGAGGTGAACTATGAAGAATATCAACGGCGCTCCTTGTGGCTACGGTTCTCCTCGTGGTTTTTCTACACCGCTTTGCGGATCGCGGAGAAGTTCACGTTTCGAACCTTCTGGGATCCCGATCTCTCCTCCGAGATAGACTAG
- a CDS encoding ubiquitin, putative has translation MLLKVKTVSNKVIQITSLTDDNTIAELKGKLEESEGIPGNMIRLVYQGKQLEDEKRLKDYQMSAGATFHMVVALRAGC, from the coding sequence ATGCTTCTTAAGGTGAAGACTGTAAGCAACAAGGTTATTCAAATTACCTCACTTACTGATGATAACACAATAGCGGAGTTGAAGGGTAAGTTAGAAGAGTCAGAAGGCATTCCTGGGAATATGATCCGCCTTGTGTATCAGGGAAAGCAATTGGAGGATGAGAAGCGGCTGAAAGATTACCAAATGTCCGCCGGTGCGACATTTCACATGGTGGTGGCCCTGCGCGCGGGTTGCTGA